The proteins below come from a single Xyrauchen texanus isolate HMW12.3.18 chromosome 1, RBS_HiC_50CHRs, whole genome shotgun sequence genomic window:
- the LOC127643445 gene encoding C-type lectin lectoxin-Phi1-like, with translation MYCFCYDGVTNSFILVKDKNRTWYESQSYCRQHYTDLATVRNIDDQNKLKELMDQHSTYEYIWIGMYRDFWKWSDGTNITSMKWISGQPVHILQNEACAYANSEGEIGNGACSDQLPFVCNNVMRKIIVRVELKSDGNVTDPQLQDFILQQIQQKLKQRGMTADAEVTWNVQADSQVFHKKENYTR, from the exons ATGTACTGTTTCTGCTATGATG GAGTGACGAACAGTTTCATCCTTGTTAAGGATAAGAACAGAACTTGGTATGAGTCCCAGAGTTACTGCAGACAACATTATACAGACCTCGCCACTGTACGCAACATCGATGATCAGAATAAACTAAAAGAGTTGATGGACCAACACTCAACGTATGAATATATTTGGATCGGTATGTACCGGGATTTCTGGAAGTGGTCAGATGGAACAAACATCACCTCTATGAAATGGATATCTGGACAACCAGTTCACATTCTGCAAAATGAAGCATGTGCATATGCTAATTCTGAAGGTGAAATTGGTAATGGAGCATGCTCAGATCAGCTTCCATTTGTTTGCAACAATG TGATGAGGAAGATCATTGTGAGAGTGGAGCTAAAATCAGATGGTAATGTGACCGATCCTCAACTTCAGGATTTCATCCTACAGCAG ATACAGCAGAAACTGAAGCAGCGTGGAATGACAGCAGACGCTGAAGTGACGTGGAATGTCCAAGCAGACAGTCAGGTGTTCCACAAGAAAGAGAACTACACAAGATAG